A genomic region of Cupriavidus oxalaticus contains the following coding sequences:
- a CDS encoding HNH endonuclease, producing the protein MDENARRGSAASRGYDSKWRREREQYLRENPLCVRHLAEEAVVASMVVDHIIPHRGDMKLFWRRSNWQALCKPCHDRKTATEDGGFANRVRLARPAP; encoded by the coding sequence GTGGACGAAAACGCCAGGCGCGGCAGCGCGGCCAGTCGCGGGTACGACTCCAAGTGGCGGCGCGAGCGCGAACAGTATCTGCGCGAGAACCCGCTGTGTGTGCGGCATCTGGCGGAGGAGGCAGTCGTCGCATCGATGGTGGTCGACCACATCATCCCGCACCGAGGCGACATGAAGCTCTTCTGGCGTCGCAGCAACTGGCAGGCGCTGTGCAAGCCGTGCCACGACCGCAAGACGGCGACTGAGGATGGCGGCTTCGCCAACCGGGTCCGGCTGGCGCGGCCCGCACCATGA